Proteins encoded together in one Miscanthus floridulus cultivar M001 chromosome 16, ASM1932011v1, whole genome shotgun sequence window:
- the LOC136512347 gene encoding uncharacterized protein encodes MGFQVAAVAPSPCARSSSASSSPSTSSRPLPAFLGGGGGGGGCAGLARSRSPLTWGTGVMVRRPRLARMPARCALSASLDGMGGGDAEFMKRIEELAAAAGVQPAGAAGCGWPASVERSASNVGLPLSLRMLKRKKQQQQAQAQRQQVVAARHSRWDEGLLLGSAGEAVGRAFSSMVLIVRELQSFALQQMRDALLCDDLQGVLARVQGEMHASFVWLFQHIFAGTPALMVSLMLLLANFTVQSMGHSVAAAAATIPPTPPAVALVNTQRAQPSRPRFDAASVKTFSVGRTASVGGNSGGGGKTPPVAGATGDGRSDESLYRLSRVAPQQPSAPPAAEVAAQDAANADEQAIWEMMLAEASKMQASARAEELSDSDVLRSLVAPVEVELETEDHAEHTLTQQRYEQAVAAEPNNSLILANFAQFLYLVQNDHDRAEHYFERAVRAEPADSEALSWYATFLWKARNDLAGAEDTYQEAIAADPGNAHHAAAYAHFLWNTGGEDTCYPLD; translated from the exons ATGGGCTTCCAGGTGGCCGCCGTGGCACCGTCGCCGTGCGcgcgctcctcctccgcctcgtcGTCGCCCTCGACCTCCTCGCGGCCGTTGCCCGCCTTCCTCggaggcgggggcggcggcggcggatgcgcGGGGCTCGCGAGATCCCGGTCACCCCTAACCTGGGGAACCGGTGTGATGGTGCGGCGGCCGCGCCTGGCTCGTATGCCAGCGAGGTGCGCGCTGAGCGCGAGTTTGGATGGAATGGGTGGCGGGGACGCGGAGTTCATGAAGAGGATCGAGGAGCTCGCGGCGGCGGCCGGGGTGCAGCCGGCGGGCGCGGCGGGTTGCGGGTGGCCCGCGAGCGTGGAGCGGAGCGCGAGCAACGTCGGGCTGCCGCTGTCGCTGCGGATGCTGAAGCGGAAAAAGCAGCAACAGCAGGCGCAGGCGCAGCGGCAGCAGGTGGTGGCGGCGCGGCATTCGCGCTGGGACGAGGGGCTGCTGCTGGGCTCCGCCGGGGAGGCGGTGGGCCGCGCCTTCTCCTCCATGGTGCTCATTGTGCGGGAGCTGCAGAGCTTCGCGCTGCAGCAGATGCGTGACGCGCTGCTCTGCGACGACCTGCAGGGCGTCCTGGCGCGCGTGCAGGGCGAGATGCACGCCTCCTTCGTCTGGCTCTTCCAGCACATCTTCGCGGGCACGCCGGCGCTCATGGTCTCCCTCATGCTCCTCCTCGCCAACTTCACCGTCCAATCGATGGGCCACAGCGTCGCCGCTGCGGCCGCCACCATCCCGCCCACCCCGCCTGCTGTCGCCCTGGTCAACACCCAGCGCGCACAGCCGTCACGGCCGCGGTTCGACGCGGCTTCGGTGAAGACGTTCTCCGTCGGCCGGACGGCCTCGGTCGGCGggaacagcggcggcggcggcaagacgCCGCCTGTAGCCGGCGCCACCGGCGACGGCCGGTCAGACGAGTCCTTGTATCGGCTAAGCCGTGTGGCGCCGCAGCAGCCGTCGGCGCCCCCTGCGGCTGAGGTCGCCGCCCAAGACGCTGCGAACGCGGACGAGCAGGCCATTTGGGAAATGATGCTCGCGGAGGCCTCCAAGATGCAGGCCAGCGCGCGCGCTGAGGAGCTGAGCGACTCGGACGTGCTAAGAAGCCTCGTCGcgccggtggaggtggagctGGAGACTGAGGATCACGCCGAGCACACGCTGACGCAGCAGAGGTACGAGCAGGCCGTCGCCGCTGAGCCCAATAACTCGCTCATCCTCGCCAACTTCGCGCAGTTCCTCTACCTCGTGCAGAACGACCACGACCG GGCGGAGCACTACTTCGAGAGGGCTGTGCGCGCTGAGCCGGCGGACTCGGAGGCGCTGAGCTGGTACGCTACCTTTCTGTGGAAGGCGCGGAACGACCTCGCCGGCGCGGAGGACACCTACCAGGAGGCCATCGCGGCCGACCCCGGGAACGCTCACCACGCCGCGGCCTACGCGCACTTCCTCTGGAACACCGGAGGTGAGGACACATGCTACCCACTCGATTGA
- the LOC136513881 gene encoding uncharacterized protein yields the protein MAEDSGAILRHISSLKDMVDKVNEEIEQNIQKTREIESEIVQHSETEKQYLNKESELTKEVSVTEFELNGLIQVAAAESDLLKVAEGNLEFQKVAQDRIRKRLSDKMEKFINESMGFQANMLRSSSEDLVLLLNEKSSLEDESAKLKMKINTIHSSSKEYIAEILEEVNTENSVLESELRYMILEYKDVQKDINNLKVLFSSSNS from the exons ATGGCGGAGGACTCCGGCGCCATCCTCCGCCACATCTCCTCCCTCAAGGATATGGTCGACAAG GTCAATGAAGAGATTGAACAAAACATACAAAAGACCAGGGAAATAGAATCAGAGATAGTGCAGCATTCTGAAACCGAAAAGCAATATCTCAACAAGGAGTCTGAGTTGACAAAAGAAGTATCAGTTACTGAGTTTGAACTCAATGGCCTTATCCAAGTGGCTG CTGCTGAATCAGATTTACTTAAAGTGGCTGAGGGAAATTTGGAATTCCAGAAAGTTGCTCAGGATAGGATTCGAAAAAGATTGTCTGATAAGAT GGAAAAATTCATCAATGAATCTATGGGGTTTCAAGCCAATATGCTCAGAAGTTCGAGTGAGGATTTAGTTCTCTTACTGAATGAAAAAAGTTCACTGGAGGATGAAAGTGCGAAATTGAAAATGAAGATAAACACTATACATAGTTCATCCAAGGAATACATTGCAGAGATTCTTGAGGAAGTAAATACAGAAAATTCAG TTCTGGAGTCTGAGCTACGGTACATGATTTTGGAATATAAGGATGTTCAAAAGGATATAAACAACCTGAAGGTTCTGTTTAGTTCAAGCAATTCATAG